The genomic segment ATGCAGGGTAATAATAAATACGTTTGCCTACAGATAGAAGAATTGAAATGTGAACTGGTTATAGTTAAGTTCTGATCAATTTACGTATTCCCAtctatgatttttgtttcttttttttataagaagtAATAACTCGGTCCAGCTCACCTTTCGACTACAAATCTAATAAATAATCTCTATTGTAATCACTCAAAGCACTTTAGATATCTGGACTATCCCAGATTATTTTTAGATACTTTGTAGTATCTGCTTGTTACGATCAGTTGAATGATCAACATTGTTTTGTCTTTACGCAATGCttcagtgaatatttttgtaTCTTTAGTTATATGGATTCTTATTTGCCactaaacagaattttaaactgGCATTTTTGACTTCAGTAAGATTAATTCTTGGTCCCTTCATTTGAGAAGTTAGGTTTATGCTGAAAAACGTGTGTATGTATATAACCAGGAAGAAGCGAAGGTATTCTTGTGGCAACTTTGCTTCATCAGTATTAAATACAGTGGTATTTCCTGGAGTATTGTTTTTAATGATAACTCTATGTggtacttttctttttgaagcatTTGCTGTGGGGTCTTTTGCTATTGTTATGTTgggtgttttttggttttgtttttttttacaatccTGATTTGGCCAAATTAATTAGGAATATTACAAATAGCATATAAATCTACAATGCTTGAAAAGATCAGCTGTTTAATTTACCATACATTTATTATACTGTTGTAGGGAGGCTTTCTGTAACAGAAGCAAATCGGCAAGACAAGATTGAAACCTCTGTTGGAATGAATGTAACTTGTTATTCTATCTGTTTGGGTTAATCCCAAACTGGTTTAGAGTATCTGGGATTCAGTACTAGTGTCTGCAATGTCACAATCATTTAATCACGTCAGCTGggtttgccttttccttttttacataTTTGATGTATTCTAAGGGACTTCTATTTGCCAACAGTTGAACTGGGGTCTGGGGGGTGGGGAAGGGTACATAATAATGCcaagaaatgtgttttgccAAGGTAAAGTGGGTCTGATTAATTGCCATTAATAAAAAGCTGCCATTAAACAAATTTGAATGTGGTTGATTGTCAAAGTTGGGTTTTCCTGTATATGGATTAACTTTTCGGCAAAGTGTCTGTTCCTTGGAGCTATTTTCTCTAGTTTTCAAAGTCAAATTTATGAAAAATTGAATTGTATACTttagcaacatttttttaaaatatgcacttttttttttgctttggtacTGGaatatctaagaaaaaaaaaaggccattgAATATTTGTGACCATTAAGATTTGATTTCTCattttgtcatgttttaaaatgcagtagaTGTTCTAGAATTTGATTAGGTACAAGTCggataattaataataaaagttGCCTTGGTTTTGATTAGTCTAGAACGGTGATGTTATTCAGTAATTAGTTCTGGTAGGATTGTAAATTATCATTAGTTTTAATTTGTATTATGAGGATGTATTgttgaatgtatttttatttaaattttattttcttatcaagacattaaaatgttttataacaTTGCTTAACTCACAAATAAATTACAACAAACTTGAGATGCTCTGTGTGTTTATTGTGAGGCCCAACTTTTTTAACGTGTTAGCATTGATCTGAGGAGTGAATTAAagggggggtgtgtgtggacTGGGTAGGGAATGGTCTAGTTGGCAGGGGAACAGCATTGTTGCATTCTAACTCAGGTTGATGGTTGGAGAGAGGAGTGATAGTTTATTATTTAGCATAACAGTGCGCACAGAAGCCTGAGTAACATGACAGTATGCAAGATGCTTGCCGTGACCAGCGTGAGGTACTGAAGGCTACCAAGTACACTATCAGATTTTATgactcatttattttcttgcttgctgatttgtctttccttccttgcccTGTGTACTCATAGCAGCTGGATCTTCTGTCAGGcctattttaaatatattgcaCATGGAAAAAATAGTACTTCTGTCAGTCTTTTTTTATGTAATCTGGGCACTTCTATGCTGCCTGCTCTCCCTTCCCATGCCTGGGGGCCATTTTTGTGAGACAGTTTTGTACAAGCCCATGTTAATGTCTgagctgttttgtttccttgtacAGAGCGCTCACCTGTTGTCCTTTATTGCTGGTACAGAAGCTCCTGTTAGGAGTTGCAGCGCAGACCTTCCAGCAGTTGTGGATCTTTGATGACTTCTGAGGTAAGAGAGGTTAAGGCCCAGTCTGATCTGTCACTGCATTCAtttgcagagagcagaaatcaGAGGAAGTTAAAGATGAAATTGGAAGTacaggaggaatttttttttagtggacATCGTATTTTTTGGTAAGAATTCTGTGATGATTTTAGAGCAATCTTTTCACCACTAACGTGACCTCTAACCCTTCCATTAAGCTGAGTTTTCTCTAAACCGTCATCAGTAGCTCTGTAGCTTCTGTGCTGCTCCTGGCTCTGGGCTAGACTGGCAGTCAGAGGTGTGTAAGGCCAGAAGGTTCTTCCTAGGATTCTAGATTCCTTGAATCCAGAACATCAATGAACATCGATGCGCTAGTTCTCCTACAGTTCAATACAGCTTTGTCCCCCAGACATGGAGATGACAatagtgaaaaaatatatacttatcTATATAGAGATTACAAGTAtgtatttgtaaatatatatatttgtaaatatgtatatgcatatatatttatcttcatACAGTCTACCTACAGACTATATGTAGTAAATGGAATCAATATAtggaaaattaagttttaatgGGACATTATCTTTAATTGCAACTCATTTGTGGATTTAGATAAAGTTCATTTCCAACCACGTCTGTATGCAGCAACATAGGGAGAACAGTGGGGATGTATTTGTTCAAACTCCATTTGCTACTCTGGGTAGTATcatatttctgtgatttctttgctCCAGTCTCCGTTCCACTGTGACCCTCCCAGTGCAAAAGTGGCAAGGAAACTATTCCACAAATGCAGTACGTTTCCCTAATTCCTGTCTCgatttctttatttctggaTGCCTGcttcatgctgctttttcacagaaactGTATATATAATCATTGAagtctattttctgttttggcaATTGCATTTATCAGCTTTACTAAAACCTTAAGAACTACTACAGGTGGGTTTGTTGCAGGTGATGATTCATGTGCTGTCTTCCCCTACTGTAGCCCCACTGCCTGCCCTCACTGAGGTCTCGGCTGTAGCCAGAGCAGTGTTGGTAGTACTGGCCATTAATAGCCCCGTTGAGCATATTGCTATTGGTAAAACGGGAATGAAAGGCATAGTTAATCTAGAGATTAAGAAACAGGTTTGGAACAGAACAATGGTTCAGTTCTTTTCTTTGGCAGATAGCTGATTCAGTACTTCAGAGTTCTGATATATGTTGGTCTATTGACAGAACAAACAGTAAGCGTGGTAATACAATCCAGCGCGTGCATTAGTTGGCCAAGATACACTCCTGCTTGCATAACTGTTCTTTGCATTATCATAAAACTGACATTTCTGTAACAATTTTGTTATTAGTAAAAATAATCTTCAATTCTGTGTTTCAGAGTaaggaagctggaaaaaacaacaaagatcTCCCAAGTTGAAAAAGAGGACAAAAGTCAGGTCATTTCCAGACATCTCCATTCCCAAAAGATTTGTGAAAGCTGATATAATTGAAGTGATCAaactatttttagtttttactTTATTACCAAAGGCCAGATTTTTGTGGCCAAGGTGCAAAACACACAAGACACAGCCAAAGTTTATAACTTACTCTGTTAGAAGTCTTAGGAGACACATTGAGAGCTGGAATTCCAGGGGCATTTGGTCATCCTCTCCCCTTAGTGAAGGCAGCCTGATCCATTCAGGTGAGGCTGTGATTCATAGCTGGAGAAACTTGCGCTACAGCTGCTAGTGGGACTCTATGTAGAGAACGTCTTTCGTGAGGAATGTCCATTTGGCACCTGCTGGGTGACCtgtttaaacataaaaaatgtaTAAGAAATAGATAAATGCACTTATACCTTGCACAAAGTCTTCCTTGGCTACAAAAATATGTGATTGCATATGAAAGTTATTTATATTTGCACTTTGTATTATTGTATAGAGCTTGCAGAGCTGGATGGATGCACTAGGTACCCTGTTTCTATGCTAGCAATAATTCATTTTGAGATATATACATGTTCCACAGATCGACTTGGAGCAGTTTTCCTTCTCAGCAACTTGAGCTCTGTTGTTGTTTGCTATACCAGGCAAGCAGAATATATTTGTGATTAGAGCATCAAACCAGTGTGAGTTTTAACACTGATTATATTTAGTGTAACTGAAGGTAGGAACCATTCCAGGTGAGGTATTGAGTTCTACAAATATTCTTTAGTTTCTcggtgtaaaaaaaaaataaaatccgGACTTTATTAGGGATCACAACATTCAAGCTATccaaaaactgctttttctaaaattaattttaaaattcacattaattttgtacatatttctttattgttGTTACCATCTAAGAGCTGAATTACACAGACATAATTGGTAGTTATTTCTGTTACAAGGAAAACTACTTTTCTAGATGGAATGATATTTCAAGTGGTAAAGGGAttaagaaatgcagtttctgtctcttccccttcctttacCTCATTTTTGACTCGCTACTCTTGTTTATACCATGTTCTTGCACATCATTAATCCTGTGCCTTTATGGTCACGTGTAACCCAGCTGCGACGATCAGCAGCAATTGTTATTGAAGGAAAGTTGGCAAAACCCAAGAAGTTAGCATTTTGAAACCTCAACTCGGCAGCATTCCTGCtgagcacagatttttttttgaagtggtAGAAACAATTTGTCAAGttaggcatggtggggttgggctggatgagcttaagAAGTATTCTCCAACCTCTTAACAATTGTATCATTTGATAATGAATTTGAGAAGTGTTTTCAGTGTgtgtataaaatgaaatataggAACAGTGAAAAACAGCGCTAACACATCAAGTGAGTTTTGAGGAACGCTGCGGTTCGGTGTGGGTGAGTGGTGCTGcgtgcagtggggctgggaggatgACGGGCAGTTTGGGGCTGTTGAGGCTGTCAGAGTGGCCATCACCCTTGGCGCCCCGTTTGGAGAGTTTGACCTCATGGCCAGGGACCACTGCTCCCCGAGGGGTCAGCAGTTGTGCCTCCTCCCTGTGAGGGCTGAGGTGATGGGGCACCAACCTGTGCTGCAGTGAGGCAGGACCAGGTGCTGCCACGCTTCTCCtgcagcctcaccttgagtattgaatcttagaatggtttgggttgaagggagcctaaagcccatccagttccaaccgctgccatgggcagggccaccgCCCAGTgggccaggctgctcaaagctccatccaacctggcctggaacagtTATAGGGAGGGGGCaaccaccacttccctgggcagttgAGTGCAgttctggctgctgcaggataaaaaggatctaaaacTACTGAAGAGTGTCCAGAGAATTgctgaagggtttagaggggaggtcgtatgaggagcagctccagTCACTTGgtctattcagcctggagaggaagAGACTGAGGAGGGACCTCAATGTGGTTTGCAGTTTCCTCACAAGTGGAGGAGGAGCAAACAGTGAGCTCTTCTCTTTGGTGACCACTGAGGGGTAGCAGGAAGGTGCCAGGGGAGGGTGAGGTTGGACATTAAGGGACGGTGAGGGTAACAGGAGAAGGCTGTGttcccagagggtggtggagcactggagcagctcccagggaagcagtcacgatgccaagcctgacaatatcccagaagcatttggccaatgccaTACGGTGTGagtgttggggtgtcctgtacagggacaggagctggactccatgatccttgtgCGTCCCTTCCAATTGACTGTGATTGATGgattgtgattctgtgattgactGTGACTCTCGGCGCAGCCTCCCTgcggctctgccccacagcgaaCTGACAGCAGCGCTGCTCTGCGAGCCCACCGATGCCACCTTCCATCCGGTTCCCCTTCCCGCTCCTCCGCTGCTGGGACCGCGCGGGGCTGCAGTACTCTCTGGGGGCGCCGCGAGGCGCAGCCACCGCCGTCCCCGCAGCCGCCGCGGGGCGCTGGGCCTGCAGTACCCTCTGTTGCCGCCCGGGGGCGCCGCAGTGCGTAAGGGGCTGCATTACCCGCTGCCGCCGCCTGGGggcgccgccgccccgcgcctGGCGCCGCgtccccgccccctccccccccccagtccgCCATGGCCGATGTAGAAGACGGGGACGACCCGGGCGCCCCCCACTCGCACCCCGGCTCGGCGGGTTCTAAAGCGGGAGGCCCGGATAAGATGTTTTCGTTGAAGAAGTGGAACGCGGTGGCCATGTGGAGCTGGGACGTGGAGTGCGACACGTGCGCCATTTGCCGGGTGCAGGTCATGGGTAAGCGTGGGGGGCCCTTCTCGCTGCGGGGCGGCGGAGGGATACGCGGCTTCCGGCGCGAGGCTGAGAGGAGTGTTGGAAGCATGGATACTGCAGCGTATCCCTCCGCGGGGGGCGCTGCTCCCGGCCAGGCCGGGGGTTGTGGGAGCGCGTGGGAATGCCCGAAACGCGTCAGTGCAGAGTTTCTAACGCTTCTCCCTGAGCCTCCCGATTGCTGGTGCGATAT from the Cuculus canorus isolate bCucCan1 chromosome 9, bCucCan1.pri, whole genome shotgun sequence genome contains:
- the RNF7 gene encoding RING-box protein 2 isoform X1, with the translated sequence MADVEDGDDPGAPHSHPGSAGSKAGGPDKMFSLKKWNAVAMWSWDVECDTCAICRVQVMDACLRCQAENKQEDCVVVWGECNHSFHNCCMSLWVKQNNRCPLCQQDWVVQRIGK
- the RNF7 gene encoding RING-box protein 2 isoform X2; protein product: MADVEDGDDPGAPHSHPGSAGSKAGGPDKMFSLKKWNAVAMWSWDVECDTCAICRVQMPVLDVKLKTNKKIVLWSGENAIIPSTTAACPCG